From the Solea solea chromosome 7, fSolSol10.1, whole genome shotgun sequence genome, the window CGCTCTCCTCTCGAGTGCAACTCTCTTGGGGCCAGTGCTACTccctctctacctctctctcccgccctctctccctctccaggtGCTCACCTCTGTTGATTGCCTGTGGCCTCTTGTACTGTGAATGTTAAGTCCTGCCATTTTGCCCAGATGcataaataataacagtaattacTGGTCCAGCAATCAAAGTGTCGCCCCAGCGCACTGGGCCTGTCTGGGGGAACAAATCGATAGGCATCTTAAAAGCCACATTGATTGtagggagggggaaaaacaccAAGGGGGATGGGAAGATAGATAGAGACAGctggaaagagaaagagagggggaggaaaagaggagaggtGTGATAAGAGAGAATGTTTTAAAGTAAGAAGAATAGTACAgcatgggagggagggagggagggagaaagagggaaCAGAActaatttagctttttttttatgtggtaATTTGATGTGATTGGGGTGTCACTGTCCACCCACCACATTACTCTCTGTCTTAGTTTGATATGAAtgtcaaaatgtacatttaaaagcaGACGGTCAGTGGAACCGTCCCTCCAGATGAATTAGCCTCTGATATGACGATATCAAAGGCCCTTGTTGGATAGAGCTGAACTCTTTGAAGGTGTGCAATGTTAGGCCTTGCTAGGTATAATGACGATGACGATGCTCACAGCACACTTTGCTCAAACTAAGTCCTCGGCTTTAGCAGTGTTATGTCTGTGATTTAATTAAATTCCTAacagaggagaaaggagagaatAGATATATATGCTGTTTCACTTATCTGCTCTGCAACAGTGTTcaagaaaaactacaactttGGACCAATTTTTAGTTTTCTAGCCTCTGCAGCAGGGACTTGACACAAATTCTCCTTCTGAAATAGGTTGTTGGTTCGTTGCTGTGAGTTTACTGACCACTAAACCATTCTGTGTCAGAATGTGGTGTGGGTAAAAACTACCCCGATCAAAACTTACCCAAACGCTTGTGTCTCCCTTTCCTCACCTCGTTTAGCTGCATGTTTCCAGCTGTAATGATGCTCGAGATTTGCCTTTTTAATCCCTGCAATCACTTCCCCACAAGCCAGCGACACACGCTTATcttttcctttcaaaataaaatgataatagtTTGTCCGTTTCCCTTGGAGATCTAATCCTTTCTTACTTTTCATGTCTTGACAGTCATCAGAGATAATAGCCACACGGTGTGGCATCCTTCACTCTCAAGTAACCGCTCTACAACCATTTGACTTTTAATCACCGGAAGAATTATATGCGAACCTTTTGAATTTGCTGAGTCACATTGTCACACAGATTGTAAATGCCCCAGATGTTAGTGTCTCCAAAATCAGTTATTTAAGTATGACGTAAATGTAATGCATGTGTACAAGCTCCACGCAGAACTATAAATCCACCACTGGAGTCACATTAGAAACAAGATCAGTTGCATTTACAGCTAATGTGAAGTGGATGAATGAATACAGTGGCCAGTAACATATGGGCACGCAAGTGTTGTGTATGACAGACGTGAAAAAGATCCCGACCTATTCTTTAGGATGACGTGAATTCAATATTTGTGCAAGATAAGGAGAGGGGCGCCTTGAGTTTTCACTTAtgacacacatgcgcacactcacacacatacagtttaaaaaaaaaaggacaaagaggAAGATAGAGTCGGGTGAAGCTACAAGACGGAATAAAAGGGTGATACAGGGAGAAATGAAGAGAACCAGACAGACAATTGTGAGAGGGGAAGAAAATAAAGGAGAGCAatggaggggagagaaagagagacagtggTTAAGACGAGAGAGTGTGTAAATAGAGTTTAAATGTGCAGTAGGAATGAAATTCGCCTTGGGATTGCCTAGGTAAACAAGGCAGCTGAGGCTTTGGTGGAGATGCTAATAAAACAGAGCTGTTCTTATCAGCTGAGCAGATGGCCTAACCCATCACATCTACTCAAACAGGGCCCAAACCATCAGCATTCTAATGAAATTATTTATGATCAAAGATTACGTAGAAAACCTTGAACATACAACGGCACGTTTACCTTCCCAAACGGATGAGAGTGGgcgcgggtgtgtgtgtgtgtggggggggtttatgatgagaaagagagacagtcGAAAAGAGCAGATAGAGTGATTTAGGGAATATATGGacgagagtgtgtgtttatggaaaCAAACGATGAAAGaggataacaaataaaaaagagagaaaggtaAGGTGGGATGGAGAGGACACAAACACTTCACTATACTTTGTATGTGAGTGGAGGCGGACACAGGGGAGAGAGGaaggacagacaaacaaatgatGTTCTGAGTGGAAAAGTGTAACTGGTGGTTTGTTTAGAGGGCATGTCGCCCCTGTGGACTGCCCCTGTCCTGCCGTCTCCTGTCCCCCCCGTCTGACCCCACTGCTCTGGCTTACACCCTGGGCTGCTCCCCAGACGGGGGGGTTGCTTAGCCGGCTTAACCCAGGTCAGACACCTTGACCAAGGGCACAGCCTGCCGCCCACTCCCCGGGGTCTGCAAGTATCATTTTTCTTCTCAGGTCTCCAGTCCAGGAGCATGAGGATAAACCTGGGAACGCCACATTACAAATTTTTTATTGGGGGGGGAGTTGCTGAAGAAAGATGGATGGAGTAGTGGAAGTGTAGACAAAGGCTGGAGAAAATGAAGAATAGGAGGTGGAAAGGATGCAGAAGTAAAAGTAGGGGCTGGGAGGAGAAAGGAAAGGGATAAATGGGGTAaagagaagggaggaaggaTGGTAGATTGAGGGAGGAGAGAATTGATCTGGGAATGGTTAGTATGCAGCCCCCGCCAaccctcccccctccccacctccccgcctctctcctctcccatcAGTCAGTGAGGGCTGAGGGCTGAGAGTGTGTTGTGGACCACTGCCCGGATGCCTCATACATATTAAAGCCCCCTGCTATTATTTATATCATGtctctccttcctctgctcACTGCCCCACCAACACCACCCCCAATCCCCACCACACCAACATACATGAACGTgaatgtctgcacacacacacacacacacacacacacacaggttcatggAGATGCACTGACAGACACCttctcacacaaacaatgacacacaatgacacacggagacaaaaaaacagacagtctagtcacatacacagagaaacagaggtgTGTTGTgctcacgcacgcacgcacagacacacacacacactcactctcacacacacactcggagaGATTTGAATGATCTCAGTCTCTCCTCACTCCCTCCGTGCCACATTCTATACCTGTTTTTATGTCTGAGCCTGACTCATCCTCTCAATCGCTCCTTCTTTTTCTCATCTTCTCATTTCTGTCTGATCTTTTTTCAATCCCTCCCTCTTGCCAGTGATGGAGTGATATTATTCGGATAGGTCTTAAGCCCGCTAAAGCCCGTAAGGACCTGTTTGTCTCTCTACCTTGTTTTCCAATGCCACAGGGCCAGGGGATTGTGTCTCTGTCAGATGGCTGGTACAGTGCAGGGTCTGAGCAGAGGTAAATTTAGTCcttgtttaaaaatgacaagaatTCCCTTTGCACAGGATTTTCTATTTATGAGAGACAGACGCCTTAACCGTTGATGGCTGTGTTGACAGATAGGCAGGCAGATATTTCAGAAACCAAACCGCAGGTTTATTTGCCTGTCAAATATCCAGCACCTTAATGACGATaactattcattttttttaaaccgaaCTTGACTTTTCTCAAGAGaaatatttaataacattttaaagtgttacattttacaacaagaagaagaagactccTTAACAGATGCTCAGCAAATaggaagacatttaaaaatggaatTTTAATGTACATATCCACAAGCTCTTTATGTTCAGCATCGGAATTGGTGCAACCTTTAAAAACGTGTGTTGGAAACTTACACTTGGTCCTGAGGCTTTTcttaatttaaaattaagaaaagaaaaaagttatatttagaaaaaaactgTGTAGTTGTAGATAAACACCAGatttttgcgtgttaaatttgaaatttgagcaGTATAACAGAAGCATATTTATAATTTGCATATTGTCTCAATGTgctgtgcaaaaacaaatgtaaagtatgtacaggcattttttccaactctctcctctctggcgacaatgACGCTGAATCTCCattattaccataataaccacacgttggctttgacttgcaacttctcagctttcagaaacagttggaatttttccgatagcacaaactgtcgtgtAATTACGGTAGCGCttgtgtcgtctgcgatacgcacggtgttaaagggttaattataaagaaactttttttggaTGCTGTGCATCTCTATttctctgtatttatttgttttaactcTCCAGTCCCAACCAGGTGAAGGTTATATTGTTTTCACTTGTTTGCAAAGTCTGGTGGCAACACATTTTTCCTGTATGGGGGAAAATCGCACCATATGGTGCCTATCAGatgtaaacatttaatcaaataCGTATTAACAGGTGGCAGAAGAAAATTTGGGCATCCACCAAGAGATAAAGCCCAGTGTGTCTGGGACAAAGaatctctctcctcttttttttcaccgTGACCCGTTGGGGTTTCCTCCATCTTTACTTTTTTCCGAGCATGACTCTCATTCCTTCGCTCCCACcttccctcttccctctcttcatcTCCCCGACTGTGATGTCCTTGAGGGCCTGCTGAAGCTCCCATAAAGCCTGCAGTAAATGGCTCTAATCCGGTAATAAATGGCTGTGTCCTACAGACAAGGGTGTGAGGCTGCTGCAGCCATGGCTTTATCAGATGGAATGGTATtggcacacgcatgcacacacacacacacacacacacacacacacacacacacacacactcattcacagaTGTAATAGAAGCTGCATACATGTGTGTAAGCATGCATGCACATGCTCgctctctctacctctctctctctctctctctcgctgtctctctccctcacacacacacatgttcatttaCACAGCTTCAGATGGAATCACACCTGCTCCGATTGTGCTGCTTTTATGGATGCCATGCAAGAGCAGCGCCATTATAACCTTTAAATGATTAGAGATGCGACTATGATGCATTATGATGATAGGATCATATAGAGCTGTTGCACTGCTCTTTATGCCGGCTGGGAGAGACTGTAACTGAATGAAGGAGCAGAGAGGGacatggagggggggggggatagtaATGTGACCTTTGGAGATACTTAGAGTTCACCTGTTTTTAATCAGCAAATGCAATTGATTTCTATCTCCCCTGGTTTTATTTGTGTAATACTGTAGTCACTCAGTCCTCTGAGACTGGACTTAAATGTATGTGcccgtgtgtgggtgtggaaaTGTCTTACAACCTTCACACTCCTTGTTGAGTTGTAACCCAGAGCAGTGCTTTCATTTTCCTGTCATAACgcctattgatttttttctgtgtgtgtgtgtgtgtgtgtgcgtgcacactCATTCATGTGCAGGTATTTGTGCTCTGGACTTCTGTttttcattagtgtgtgtgtgtgtgtgtgtgtttttcctcaggTGGAGCTGACCGGCAGCAGTGTGTTTGACTACATCCACCCTGCAGACCACGTTGAGATGGCAGAGCGACTTGGAATCAGGCCGCATCTGAGGGCCGAGGCCGGCTGCCACGTGGCTCCAGAGAGCGCTTCCAGCTCCGCGTCCGCCTCGTCCCTGGCTGGTACTCCTGAGCCAGGTGCTGATGATCCTGTcaatttagagagagagagagagagagagagactgagaggaatttaagaaaaaaaaaaaactcactgaaCTCAATCTGCATAATACAAACAGCATAGACCAAATATGAATAGCTGaatgtctgacttttttctgttttagctCCATCTAGTCCCCACACTCCTGCCGACGAAAGTCCTGATCGTGGCTACTTCATCCGCATGAAATCCACACTCACCAAAAGAGGCCTGCATGTCAAGTCTTCTGGATACAAGGTACCGAGTGTTGTCAtgatttgaaaacacacactaaagCACTCACCTCCTTGTTGTGGggcctggtaaaaaaaaaataacaaacagacacttgtgcttgttttctgtgtgttttatggcTGTAAACTAATTACATATGGGACAGCTTCACATCACAGACTATACAGTATGCTTGTGTAAATGTCTTACAAGGCAAAGCATTAACCACTTACAATTGCACTATATTCATTCTTTATGctgcaataattaaaacaatgtgTGAAGGAATATGTgatgtttgtcttgtgtttatCAGGTAATTCATGTGACGGGAAGAATCCGCTGCCGCCCCGCGCTCATGTCAGGCTCCGGGCGCTCAGTGCGTCGACCTATGGGTTTGGTTGCCCTGGCGCACACACTCCCGCCTTCCACACTTAATGAAGTCCGCATGGAGAGCCACATGTTTGTCTTCCGAGTGAACATGGACCTGCAGGTCACGTATTGTGAGAACAGGTGAGAGTTGTGTGCGCGCGTGGATAATGTTATTGCGGTGTCACCGCTTAGAGAGATTGCTCGAGCACCTTTTCTCTTTGGGTTCACAGGATCTCAGAGTATATGGATCTGACCCCAGCAGAGGTGGTGGGACATACCTGTTACCACTTCATCCACGTAGAAGACTTGGAAAACCTTCGGCAAAGCCACGAGGACTGTAAGTCACAACAGTAGGCACATGTCGGGAATGAGACGCTTcattttttcacacattatttaactgggggggggggtttaagaGCACGATGCAGTCTCATTCAGTCCTGTTGTGGTAGGCGCCCTCTGCTGTCATCATCATGAACTGCCAGACATGTAAAGTaaagctctcctctcctctcctctccactccactCAGTGCTGAGGAAAGGCCAGGTAGTGACGGGTTACTATCGTTggctgcagaggagaggaggctaCCTGTGGATCCAGTCCACAGCCACCGTCTCCATCAACCACAAAGCCCCGCACGAACGCAACGTCATCTGGGTCAACTTTGTCCTCAGGTCAGTATACAAGCGCAGCGGAGCCACAATCTGTTTCCCCGACTGCAGCCGATTATGTGCCCAGCTCATATGTTGCCGCCACCTCACTGTGAACACGGACCCTTTGAAGGCATAGATGATGAAACGCAGGAGGATTATTGGATGTTCCACACCATTCAACATGCGAGAAAACTGATGAGGATACTTAATACAAGATAGTGACATCAAAGTCAAGCCCATTTAACCAGGGTCTATTAAAGTTAATacttgtttaatttttcataTAAATACTCCACATAGCTAAAATTTTAAGATTACTGATCATcagattttatattttctagattttaaatacatttgagttTAGATGTAGAAGTGTATCTCACTTTGTGTTGcttataattattatactaattataataattattttattatacttttttttatcataaacaTAATTACTTTTAATAACCTATCTATGactaagtcatttttttatgcTTCCAAATGTAATGTGCCATCAGTGTCTTCATGTAGTattggtaattttttttttttaacacaactgCAGGTAACTGcaaaaaaaggcttttatttccctgtatacaaacacacacacacacactgatgcaaaTGTACCCAGaatacacgcacgcacacacacacacacacacacacacacccgcacatGATAACAAAACTGTGTGCAAAGCGGCAGAGCagtcagacaaaaacaagaggagTAGGCTGAATTTCAATGCTAATTGGTCTGAAGCTATATAATTACAACAAATGGATGTCAGAATTTTGGGGCTGAATAGTGTTTTAGTTAATTAGTGCTGTAATTACAAGAGCTCATTAACTTCTCCAGTTGCCTCCTCCTTGTCTGGGCTTAACTGTGCATAGGTGGGCTGCTGAGTggggcacagtgtgtgtgattttatttatttttgtgtgtctttaagGGCGGggtctgcctgtgtgtctgtttgcatgTGTACTGTACGTGCTGTCAGGCCATTGTTTGGAGAAGGGAGCGTGCGTTAGATTGAGGTCAGAAGGGTGTGAGGCGCTTTGGCTATTGGAGGTTGTTATTAGGCTGATTATACGTTGTTTGCATCTCTTAAGTATTCACTGAAATCAGCGGCGCTAATGTTTTTTAAAGGCTGTAAGTGGCAGAtgatcatttttttgtaaactgtctctctctctttctctctctctctccctctccctccacctctccttTTCCATTTGCTCATCTATCCATCATTCCCATCATGCAGTCGAACGGAGTTGCCCGACACTCCGCTGGATCTGCTGCAGCTACCGGAGGGTGTAAGAGCAGAGAGACTTCGGGTTAGCTCCTCTCCCACCGTCACCTCCCCACAGACACGAGGTAGGAGGATACACGCACACGTGAAAAATACCACAACCAACATCTCATAAAATAAGTCCCAATGGATccacagtttctgaaatactccgATCAGCCTGTCCGGCACCAACGaccatgccacattcaaagtcactcaaaTCACCTttcgtcctcatcatcatcctcaggtCATCTTGACTATGTCTGCAGGCTGAAATTCATTCAGTTcacatgtgtacctaataatagACAGCTTGATTATGGATGTATTCTACCAAAGCTGTAAGGTTCTGGGAAAGCTTGAAAACAGACCTTGAAAGTGCATcaatttctttcattcattcattcatccatccatcttctaccactttacccGCTTTTGgtgggtcgctggtgccaatcccagctgacatagggcaaaaggcggggtacgcCCTGGACAGAtaaccagtccatcacagggccacagagacaaacaaccatccactctcacaaaTTGGACACTGGGAAACATTTCGGAACCCTGTTTCCCATGAagtccacgcacacacggaaACACCCGTCTGTGTTTGGATGTCATACAATCTCCCTCTCCCCACAGGTTCCCAGTCAGTGAAAGGCTCAGCCAGGAAGGGGGAACCTGACACTAAGGGCAGAGAGAAATTCACTCCCGCCGCCATTCAGTCAGAAGACCGGAGGAAGCGCCTTCTGAGGTCCGAGCCCGAGGGCGCTCCCCCCGAAACCCGTCGCAGACTGGAGGACCTGCGTCACACTGAGGAGAGCGTGTCCGCCTCCTCAGACTTGGCAAGTGAcagtgagggggaggaggaggaagatacACAGTGGGACCAGGGGGGAGAAGACGGTGACAGACTCAAACAGGAAGACGGTGCAGGAGGAGGTAAACacaacagaggagaagacaacCCGActagaggagagagaggaggcaggGGGTACAACGGCCGCGCTGTGATACAGCAGCTAAAGAGTGCAGTGACCCTGTCTCCTCTGTCCGGCAGCCCCAACATCAAGACTGAACATGACTCCCTGACCACCGGGGGCCGCTggggttcacacacacaaacctccacTACCCAGCACCAACcgtcacatgcacacacaccctccaGCAGTCTCAATGGCGACAGCCCCACCACTCCGATCCCTGACTCCTCCTCCAGCAGTGAAGCCCCTCCTAAAGGTTTGTTCACTCCCCCGTCCCCTGCCTTGTCCCCCGCCATGTCCGTGTCCTCCCCGCTGCCCCGTGAGGAGAGGGCAGTGTCAGGCGTGGTCAatcgcggcggcggcggcgtcgGCGCAGGTTGCGGCCCTGACTTTGAGCTGCTCCAGAGACTGGCTGCAGGCGGCGCTGCGGGTCGGGTCCTCTTTCACCCCCTTGCCCTCGGCCCACAGGGCCCTCAGAGCCTTTACGCCCCAAGCACTATCCGCTACGCTCCACCTGAGCTGCCTCCGTCACACCACCACGGCGCAGGACACGGTGATGGCCTGCAGCTACGCTCAGACCACCACAAGGGACCCCCGCCCGCCTTCTTTCCCCACCTACAGCGGCTGGCCGGCCTACCACCTTTCAGTGGTTTCTCGCCGTCTGACAGTCCGTTCTCCTCCAGCCTGCCCTTCTGTATGAATGGACTGAGGGGGGCTGCGGGCTCTGAGGAGGACTGAGGGTGGAAAGGGGGACGTGAGGGGAGAAGATGAATATGAAGGATGGAGCGGGGTGAcagaacagaaagagagagacgttGAAAAGGGCAAGACAGACGGAAGTGGCAGGATATTTAGGCCTCTAAGGACATTACTAATTGGACAATGAGTTGAATAACTGAGATCTAAAGTGTGTGACACGTTGCTGCCACGGGGAATTATTATGTGTCCGTCCACTGTGGACAAGTGACAGTGATTTGCAATGAAAATGGGACATGGAAACTTTTGACTGGTTGTCCCTCAAGACTTTCCTTCTTTACAACAATAATGAACTCTGCTCCGTGTATTTCTCTAGATGACTGTGTTGATTTTTGTGTCTCTTCCACTCAGAGAAGCCATAATTGTATATAGAGACGAAACCATAAAGACCCTCAGCTCACACCCTCCTCACGCTCACCCTAATTAACCCAATTAACTCTGAGGACAGTAGACCGATATGGACACTTGTCTGTAGGAACGAAAGTGACTTTTGAATTAAAACTTTTATTATTgcagtatcacacacacatcatctctTACACTGAGATCCAGGTGAGAATTTGATCGTAGGGTTTACCATAAACTAGATTGAGAAAAGCCctcaagtgtttttgtttgtttgttttttgtattaagagtcaaaatattaataataataatgataatgataataaaaaaaaacaagtattcaTCAGTCAGCCATACTTAAAGCACACCTTTGGgacaaaaatatgaataatgtCGTCCCAAACATTCCATTATATATAAAGGAAGAAAATGCAATGCAGACCAGATACTATTTCTGTTGTTTGATTACAGGAAGCTCATTTGTTTcactaaatattaaaatatagtaTACTCTGTATGATGATAcgattgtgtttgtgtatgaaagccatattttctgtttttgtttttattgatttttctttttttggaaccAGATAAAACCGATGGATGAACAGTGTGAAAAATGTGTCTAGACAGACAAAATAACATAGTTTTACTGGATGCACAATGTCATgtattgttttgggtttttttttttttccttgttattGTCTAAAAGTTatttctgtaaaatgttttaGGAGGGAGGGAATGGTGCTGGACaaaagtgttttattgtcatttaaacCTCTGCGTTTTTCTGAGCACTTACCAGGATTTGTTCTGGTGTGAACTCGAAGCACTTCATCACTTAACGCTCACTGTGTGATCCtgttaaaacagaaaacaatgcaAGAGTGGTCACTAATATCTTATCCTGACCACAGTGTCATAGAGGgaaaaacactcatttaaaaaggcaggtaaaaaaaaataaaaataaacaaataataatagcaGACCACATGTGGTCATTAAAAAGGTGACCATCAGAGGTCAATAAAAATGACCATAATTACACTGATATTGATTTCAATTATtcagtcaaatttaaaaaagaagaagaaataaagtaaaaaaaataaaagaaaagtggaaaTATAAACACTTTAAATTTCAGTTTTTTGCTGATTGATTCATCATCTCAGGACTGTAACACTTTTATaggaaaaaagtaaataaattagTGCTCAGAATATTTCACCTCCCATCCGAGCTGCAGTCCCGAGTCGCGTGGCTGTCGTCTCATCCACtcagttttattttcacaatgCAATATTTCCAATGTGACCCCTTTTTACCAAAATGAAGACTATGAAgaattatggggaaaaaaagtgaaaatagtccccttttttttctttccaataTTATAGAAATGCTAAATAAAAGTCACGTCATCCTGTAGCACTTTGAATTAAATCCTTCAAATACACTTGAATTTAtataatctgtcaaaaaagcAACAGAGTTTCTCCTTAATTTAGGTTATGATTGACTGTTTGATCTGAGGGCTCAGATGTTTCAcgggaaataaaagaataataaaaaaaacatatatacatttctAATTGTTCAGATCCAACATGCACTGCACACCCTAAACTGTAGctgccacacacaaacacgtgtgaGCGCACATATTCTCGGGTGTTTAATGCTATAAAGGtataaatgagtgtgtgtgtgtgtgtgtgagagagtgtgtgtgtgtcttttttttttttaaatagctaaCCCGTTGCCCATCACTGTGAATCTAATGTTATACTCCCATCATTGTGAATACTCCGCCTGctcatcaaataaaatgaacacatgtaaaaagaaaaacagtgatacAGATGATGATAACATTAAAATATTCCAATAGAGGAGCACAACTCAcagctttgttgtttcttc encodes:
- the npas1 gene encoding neuronal PAS domain-containing protein 1 translates to MATMPFVSEGKCVSVEWDFLQGLLAKPPTLPCLQNLRKEKSRNAARSRRGKENFEFFELAKMLPLPGAITSQLDKASVIRLTISYLHMRTFVSQGDPPWSPLMEGDSNCGKVRRSSHSLATDIFELHLGAHLLQSLDGFVFVVSQEGRFLYISETVSIYLGLSQVELTGSSVFDYIHPADHVEMAERLGIRPHLRAEAGCHVAPESASSSASASSLAGTPEPAPSSPHTPADESPDRGYFIRMKSTLTKRGLHVKSSGYKVIHVTGRIRCRPALMSGSGRSVRRPMGLVALAHTLPPSTLNEVRMESHMFVFRVNMDLQVTYCENRISEYMDLTPAEVVGHTCYHFIHVEDLENLRQSHEDLLRKGQVVTGYYRWLQRRGGYLWIQSTATVSINHKAPHERNVIWVNFVLSRTELPDTPLDLLQLPEGVRAERLRVSSSPTVTSPQTRGSQSVKGSARKGEPDTKGREKFTPAAIQSEDRRKRLLRSEPEGAPPETRRRLEDLRHTEESVSASSDLASDSEGEEEEDTQWDQGGEDGDRLKQEDGAGGGKHNRGEDNPTRGERGGRGYNGRAVIQQLKSAVTLSPLSGSPNIKTEHDSLTTGGRWGSHTQTSTTQHQPSHAHTPSSSLNGDSPTTPIPDSSSSSEAPPKGLFTPPSPALSPAMSVSSPLPREERAVSGVVNRGGGGVGAGCGPDFELLQRLAAGGAAGRVLFHPLALGPQGPQSLYAPSTIRYAPPELPPSHHHGAGHGDGLQLRSDHHKGPPPAFFPHLQRLAGLPPFSGFSPSDSPFSSSLPFCMNGLRGAAGSEED